From the genome of Notolabrus celidotus isolate fNotCel1 chromosome 5, fNotCel1.pri, whole genome shotgun sequence, one region includes:
- the tcerg1b gene encoding transcription elongation regulator 1 isoform X5 — protein sequence MADQAESETIGFSDNRMAQQAVRFRGPAPTPSPAPVPAPAPTPVLRGPPPLLRPPPPPFGMMRGPPPRPPFARPPFDPNMPPIPPPGGMPPPLGPPHLQRPPFLPPPMGNLPPPPGMLFPPGMPPIPTPGAPTLSPAEEIWVENKTPEGKTYYYNARTRESSWSKPDGVKIIQQSELNPLLVAGGVAGPGASVGVTTSANSSSINTTASTAAASSSQVLSTTPTRTHTSSPDSISSPAVTISATVVADMNAIATVSSTVAVSPVTVVTVSTVPSPVTAVQTVPLLPAALPHSVAQTTATIPAFPPVMVPPFRVPLPGMHIPLPGVAMMQIVGAPCVKAGPSANGMLPGMGPPLVSMMHPQLALSAAPASMAGSLQLPEWTEYKTADGKTYYYNNRTLESTWEKPLAVLEKEREAEKLKERLAQEEAEAMEMEDEENKLENTNNEKEPKEEEMTEEEKAAQKARPVATNPIPGTPWCVVWTGDDRVFFYNPTTRLSMWDRPEELVGRGDVDKHIQEPPHKRGMEDSKKTVVTKEEPELAIATEENQDEEPTKAKKRKKEDVKEPDSEKEAAMEAELRAARERAIVPLEARMTQFREMLLERGVSAFSTWDKELHKIVFDPRYLLLNPKERKQVFDQYVKTRAEEERKEKKNKLMQAKDEFRRMMEDAKFTARTTFSEFAVKHGRDPRFKTIEKMKDREAIFVEFITAMRKREKEDSKSRGEKVKQDFFDLVSEQHIEGSQRWSKVKERLETDPRYKAVDSSALREELFKQFMEKQAKNIDIDKERELERQARIEASLREREREVQKARSEQTKEIDREREQHKREEAIQHFKALMSDMVRSSDATWSDTRRNLRKDHRWESASLLEREEKEKLFNEHVEALAKKKKEHFRQLLDETSMVSRKNITLTTTWKEVKKVIKEDPRCIKFSSSDRKRQREFEDYIKDKYITAKADFRTLLKETKFITYRSRKLIQESEQHLKDVEKILQNDKRYLVLECVPEERRKLIMFYIEDLDRRGPPPPPTASEPTRRSTK from the exons AATGGCGCAGCAGGCAGTGCGGTTCCGCGGCCCTGCGCCCACACCCTCACCTGCACCTGTACCCGCTCCTGCTCCGACCCCAGTGTTAAGAGGCCCGCCACCCCTCCTTAGGCCACCGCCACCTCCTTTTGGAATGATGAGGGGACCCCCACCGAGACCCCCTTTTGCACGCCCACCATTTGACCCCAACATGCCGCCTATCCCTCCACCGGGAGGCATGCCACCACCCCTCGGACCTCCTCATCTCCAG agACCTCCATTCCTCCCCCCACCAATGGGGAACTTGCCACCTCCTCCAGGGATGCTGTTTCCTCCAGGGATGCCCCCAATACCCACACCTGGAGCGCCGACGCTCAGCCCTGCAGAGGAGATTTGGGTAGAGAACAAGACACCAGAGGGAAAG ACGTATTACTACAACGCCAGGACCAGAGAGTCATCGTGGAGCAAACCTGACGGCGTGAAGATCATCCAGCAGTCTGAGCTCAACCCTCTACTTGTAGCGGGGGGTGTGGCGGGGCCGGGTGCGAGTGTAGGGGTGACCACGTCGGCCAACTCAAGCAGCATCAACACTACAGCGAGCACGGCAGCAGCTTCCTCGTCTCAGGTCCTGTCTACCACCCCGACTCGCACACACACCTCCAGTCCAGACTCCATCTCCTCCCCTGCTGTGACCATTTCAG CCACTGTTGTAGCAGACATGAACGCCATCGCCACAGTGTCCTCGACTGTTGCTGTGTCTCCAGTCACCGTGGTCACAGTCTCCACGGTGCCCTCACCCGTCACAGCGGTGCAGACTGTGCCTCTGctacctgcagctctgcctcacaGTGTGGCCCAGACAACTGCAACCATACCTGCCTTCCCCCCTGTCATGGTGCCTCCTTTCAGGGTGCCCCTGCCAGGCATGCACATCCCTCTTCCAG GTGTAGCAATGATGCAGATAGTAGGTGCACCCTGCGTAAAGGCAGGCCCCAGCGCTAACG GCATGCTTCCCGGCATGGGTCCGCCTTTAGTGTCCATGATGCACCCACAGCTGGCGCTCTCTGCAGCTCCCGCCTCCATGGCCGGGTCATTACAGCTGCCCGAGTGGACCGAGTACAAAACAGCTGACGGGAAAACGTACTACTACAACAACCGAACACTGGAGTCCACCTGGGAGAAACCGCTGGCCGTGCTGGAGAAAG aaagagaagcagaaaagtTGAAAGAGCGTCTGGCCCAGGAGGAGGCGGAAGCGATGGAGATGGAAGATGAAGAGAACAAACTAGAAAATACTAATAATGAGAAGGAG CctaaagaagaggagatgacagaggaggaaaaagcagCTCAAAAAGCGAGGCCTGTAGCCACAAACCCCATCCCGGGCACACCATG GTGTGTGGTGTGGACGGGTGACGACCGTGTGTTCTTCTACAACCCGACGACACGGCTGTCCATGTGGGACCGACCCGAGGAGCTGGTCGGTCGAGGCGACGTTGACAAGCACATCCAGGAGCCGCCGCACAAGAGAGGCATGGAGGACAGCAAGAAGACAG ttGTCACTAAAGAGGAGCCGGAGTTAGCCATCGCTACTGAAGAGAATCAGGACGAGGAGCCGACCAAAGCCAAGAAGAGAAA gaAGGAGGACGTGAAGGAGCCCGACTCTGAGAAGGAAGCAGCGATGGAGGCCGAGCTCCGAGCTGCCAGAGAACGAGCCATAGTGCCGCTCGAGGCTCGGATGACTCAGTTCAGAGAAATGCTGCTGGAGAGAGGG GTGTCTGCGTTCTCCACCTGGGACAAAGAGCTCCATAAGATTGTGTTCGACCCACGTTACCTTCTGCTCAACccaaaagagaggaaacag GTGTTTGATCAGTACGTGAAGACGAGagcggaggaggagagaaaggagaagaagaacaagctgATGCAGGCCAAAGACGAGTTCAGGAGGATGATGGAGGATGCGAAGTTCACAGCTAG AACAACATTCAGTGAGTTTGCTGTGAAGCACGGCAGAGACCCGAGATTTAAGACCATAGAGAAGATGAAGGACAGGGAGGCCATCTTTGTGGAGTTCATCACTGcgatgaggaagagagagaaagaggactcCAAGTCCAGAGGAGAGAAG GTGAAGCAAGACTTCTTCGACCTGGTGAGCGAGCAGCACATAGAAGGAAGTCAGAGGTGGAGCAAAGTGAAAGAGAGGCTGGAGACGGATCCACGATACAAGGCTGTGGACAGCTCGGCCCTCAGAGAAGAACTCTTCAAACAGTTCATGGAAAAACAAGCCAAG AACATAGACATCGACAAGGAGCGAGAGTTGGAGCGGCAGGCTCGTATCGAGGCCAGCTTGAGAGAGCGGGAGCGCGAGGTGCAGAAAGCTCGATCGGAACAGACCAAAGAGATcgacagagaaagagagcagcaCAAGAGGGAGGAGGCCATCCAGCATTTCAAAGCTCTCATGTCTGATATG GTTCGCTCTTCAGATGCAACCTGGTCGGACACGCGTCGTAACCTGCGGAAGGACCATCGCTGGGAGTCGGCGTCcctgctggagagagaggagaaggagaagctgTTTAACGAACACGTAGAAGCTCTGgctaagaagaagaaagagcatTTCAGGCAGCTGCTGGATGAGACGAGCATGGTGAGCAGGAAAAAT ATCACTCTGACGACCACATGGAAGGAGGTGAAGAAGGTGATCAAGGAGGACCCTCGCTGTATTAAGTTCTCCTCCAGTGACAGA AAGAGACAGCGGGAGTTTGAAGACTACATCAAAGACAAGTACATCACGGCCAAAGCTGACTTCAGAACGCTGCTGAAGGAGACGAAGTTCATCACGTACAG gtCAAGGAAGTTGATCCAGGAGTCCGAGCAGCATCTGAAGGACGTGGAGAAAATCCTCCAGAACGACAAGCGGTACCTCGTTCTGGAGTGTGTCCCCGAGGAGCGCCGGAAGCTCATCATGTTTTACATTGAAGACCTGGACCGCCGCGGCCCTCCGCCTCCACCCACTGCCTCCGAGCCCACCCGACGCTCCACGAAGTGA
- the tcerg1b gene encoding transcription elongation regulator 1 isoform X3, with product MADQAESETIGFSDNRMAQQAVRFRGPAPTPSPAPVPAPAPTPVLRGPPPLLRPPPPPFGMMRGPPPRPPFARPPFDPNMPPIPPPGGMPPPLGPPHLQRPPFLPPPMGNLPPPPGMLFPPGMPPIPTPGAPTLSPAEEIWVENKTPEGKTYYYNARTRESSWSKPDGVKIIQQSELNPLLVAGGVAGPGASVGVTTSANSSSINTTASTAAASSSQVLSTTPTRTHTSSPDSISSPAVTISATVVADMNAIATVSSTVAVSPVTVVTVSTVPSPVTAVQTVPLLPAALPHSVAQTTATIPAFPPVMVPPFRVPLPGMHIPLPGVAMMQIVGAPCVKAGPSANGMLPGMGPPLVSMMHPQLALSAAPASMAGSLQLPEWTEYKTADGKTYYYNNRTLESTWEKPLAVLEKEREAEKLKERLAQEEAEAMEMEDEENKLENTNNEKEEPKEEEMTEEEKAAQKARPVATNPIPGTPWCVVWTGDDRVFFYNPTTRLSMWDRPEELVGRGDVDKHIQEPPHKRGMEDSKKTVVTKEEPELAIATEENQDEEPTKAKKRKKEDVKEPDSEKEAAMEAELRAARERAIVPLEARMTQFREMLLERGVSAFSTWDKELHKIVFDPRYLLLNPKERKQVFDQYVKTRAEEERKEKKNKLMQAKDEFRRMMEDAKFTARTTFSEFAVKHGRDPRFKTIEKMKDREAIFVEFITAMRKREKEDSKSRGEKVKQDFFDLVSEQHIEGSQRWSKVKERLETDPRYKAVDSSALREELFKQFMEKQAKNIDIDKERELERQARIEASLREREREVQKARSEQTKEIDREREQHKREEAIQHFKALMSDMVRSSDATWSDTRRNLRKDHRWESASLLEREEKEKLFNEHVEALAKKKKEHFRQLLDETSMVSRKNITLTTTWKEVKKVIKEDPRCIKFSSSDRKRQREFEDYIKDKYITAKADFRTLLKETKFITYRSRKLIQESEQHLKDVEKILQNDKRYLVLECVPEERRKLIMFYIEDLDRRGPPPPPTASEPTRRSTK from the exons AATGGCGCAGCAGGCAGTGCGGTTCCGCGGCCCTGCGCCCACACCCTCACCTGCACCTGTACCCGCTCCTGCTCCGACCCCAGTGTTAAGAGGCCCGCCACCCCTCCTTAGGCCACCGCCACCTCCTTTTGGAATGATGAGGGGACCCCCACCGAGACCCCCTTTTGCACGCCCACCATTTGACCCCAACATGCCGCCTATCCCTCCACCGGGAGGCATGCCACCACCCCTCGGACCTCCTCATCTCCAG agACCTCCATTCCTCCCCCCACCAATGGGGAACTTGCCACCTCCTCCAGGGATGCTGTTTCCTCCAGGGATGCCCCCAATACCCACACCTGGAGCGCCGACGCTCAGCCCTGCAGAGGAGATTTGGGTAGAGAACAAGACACCAGAGGGAAAG ACGTATTACTACAACGCCAGGACCAGAGAGTCATCGTGGAGCAAACCTGACGGCGTGAAGATCATCCAGCAGTCTGAGCTCAACCCTCTACTTGTAGCGGGGGGTGTGGCGGGGCCGGGTGCGAGTGTAGGGGTGACCACGTCGGCCAACTCAAGCAGCATCAACACTACAGCGAGCACGGCAGCAGCTTCCTCGTCTCAGGTCCTGTCTACCACCCCGACTCGCACACACACCTCCAGTCCAGACTCCATCTCCTCCCCTGCTGTGACCATTTCAG CCACTGTTGTAGCAGACATGAACGCCATCGCCACAGTGTCCTCGACTGTTGCTGTGTCTCCAGTCACCGTGGTCACAGTCTCCACGGTGCCCTCACCCGTCACAGCGGTGCAGACTGTGCCTCTGctacctgcagctctgcctcacaGTGTGGCCCAGACAACTGCAACCATACCTGCCTTCCCCCCTGTCATGGTGCCTCCTTTCAGGGTGCCCCTGCCAGGCATGCACATCCCTCTTCCAG GTGTAGCAATGATGCAGATAGTAGGTGCACCCTGCGTAAAGGCAGGCCCCAGCGCTAACG GCATGCTTCCCGGCATGGGTCCGCCTTTAGTGTCCATGATGCACCCACAGCTGGCGCTCTCTGCAGCTCCCGCCTCCATGGCCGGGTCATTACAGCTGCCCGAGTGGACCGAGTACAAAACAGCTGACGGGAAAACGTACTACTACAACAACCGAACACTGGAGTCCACCTGGGAGAAACCGCTGGCCGTGCTGGAGAAAG aaagagaagcagaaaagtTGAAAGAGCGTCTGGCCCAGGAGGAGGCGGAAGCGATGGAGATGGAAGATGAAGAGAACAAACTAGAAAATACTAATAATGAGAAGGAG GAGCctaaagaagaggagatgacagaggaggaaaaagcagCTCAAAAAGCGAGGCCTGTAGCCACAAACCCCATCCCGGGCACACCATG GTGTGTGGTGTGGACGGGTGACGACCGTGTGTTCTTCTACAACCCGACGACACGGCTGTCCATGTGGGACCGACCCGAGGAGCTGGTCGGTCGAGGCGACGTTGACAAGCACATCCAGGAGCCGCCGCACAAGAGAGGCATGGAGGACAGCAAGAAGACAG ttGTCACTAAAGAGGAGCCGGAGTTAGCCATCGCTACTGAAGAGAATCAGGACGAGGAGCCGACCAAAGCCAAGAAGAGAAA gaAGGAGGACGTGAAGGAGCCCGACTCTGAGAAGGAAGCAGCGATGGAGGCCGAGCTCCGAGCTGCCAGAGAACGAGCCATAGTGCCGCTCGAGGCTCGGATGACTCAGTTCAGAGAAATGCTGCTGGAGAGAGGG GTGTCTGCGTTCTCCACCTGGGACAAAGAGCTCCATAAGATTGTGTTCGACCCACGTTACCTTCTGCTCAACccaaaagagaggaaacag GTGTTTGATCAGTACGTGAAGACGAGagcggaggaggagagaaaggagaagaagaacaagctgATGCAGGCCAAAGACGAGTTCAGGAGGATGATGGAGGATGCGAAGTTCACAGCTAG AACAACATTCAGTGAGTTTGCTGTGAAGCACGGCAGAGACCCGAGATTTAAGACCATAGAGAAGATGAAGGACAGGGAGGCCATCTTTGTGGAGTTCATCACTGcgatgaggaagagagagaaagaggactcCAAGTCCAGAGGAGAGAAG GTGAAGCAAGACTTCTTCGACCTGGTGAGCGAGCAGCACATAGAAGGAAGTCAGAGGTGGAGCAAAGTGAAAGAGAGGCTGGAGACGGATCCACGATACAAGGCTGTGGACAGCTCGGCCCTCAGAGAAGAACTCTTCAAACAGTTCATGGAAAAACAAGCCAAG AACATAGACATCGACAAGGAGCGAGAGTTGGAGCGGCAGGCTCGTATCGAGGCCAGCTTGAGAGAGCGGGAGCGCGAGGTGCAGAAAGCTCGATCGGAACAGACCAAAGAGATcgacagagaaagagagcagcaCAAGAGGGAGGAGGCCATCCAGCATTTCAAAGCTCTCATGTCTGATATG GTTCGCTCTTCAGATGCAACCTGGTCGGACACGCGTCGTAACCTGCGGAAGGACCATCGCTGGGAGTCGGCGTCcctgctggagagagaggagaaggagaagctgTTTAACGAACACGTAGAAGCTCTGgctaagaagaagaaagagcatTTCAGGCAGCTGCTGGATGAGACGAGCATGGTGAGCAGGAAAAAT ATCACTCTGACGACCACATGGAAGGAGGTGAAGAAGGTGATCAAGGAGGACCCTCGCTGTATTAAGTTCTCCTCCAGTGACAGA AAGAGACAGCGGGAGTTTGAAGACTACATCAAAGACAAGTACATCACGGCCAAAGCTGACTTCAGAACGCTGCTGAAGGAGACGAAGTTCATCACGTACAG gtCAAGGAAGTTGATCCAGGAGTCCGAGCAGCATCTGAAGGACGTGGAGAAAATCCTCCAGAACGACAAGCGGTACCTCGTTCTGGAGTGTGTCCCCGAGGAGCGCCGGAAGCTCATCATGTTTTACATTGAAGACCTGGACCGCCGCGGCCCTCCGCCTCCACCCACTGCCTCCGAGCCCACCCGACGCTCCACGAAGTGA
- the tcerg1b gene encoding transcription elongation regulator 1 isoform X1, translating to MADQAESETIGFSDNRMAQQAVRFRGPAPTPSPAPVPAPAPTPVLRGPPPLLRPPPPPFGMMRGPPPRPPFARPPFDPNMPPIPPPGGMPPPLGPPHLQVRHLMRPPFLPPPMGNLPPPPGMLFPPGMPPIPTPGAPTLSPAEEIWVENKTPEGKTYYYNARTRESSWSKPDGVKIIQQSELNPLLVAGGVAGPGASVGVTTSANSSSINTTASTAAASSSQVLSTTPTRTHTSSPDSISSPAVTISATVVADMNAIATVSSTVAVSPVTVVTVSTVPSPVTAVQTVPLLPAALPHSVAQTTATIPAFPPVMVPPFRVPLPGMHIPLPGVAMMQIVGAPCVKAGPSANGMLPGMGPPLVSMMHPQLALSAAPASMAGSLQLPEWTEYKTADGKTYYYNNRTLESTWEKPLAVLEKEREAEKLKERLAQEEAEAMEMEDEENKLENTNNEKEEPKEEEMTEEEKAAQKARPVATNPIPGTPWCVVWTGDDRVFFYNPTTRLSMWDRPEELVGRGDVDKHIQEPPHKRGMEDSKKTVVTKEEPELAIATEENQDEEPTKAKKRKKEDVKEPDSEKEAAMEAELRAARERAIVPLEARMTQFREMLLERGVSAFSTWDKELHKIVFDPRYLLLNPKERKQVFDQYVKTRAEEERKEKKNKLMQAKDEFRRMMEDAKFTARTTFSEFAVKHGRDPRFKTIEKMKDREAIFVEFITAMRKREKEDSKSRGEKVKQDFFDLVSEQHIEGSQRWSKVKERLETDPRYKAVDSSALREELFKQFMEKQAKNIDIDKERELERQARIEASLREREREVQKARSEQTKEIDREREQHKREEAIQHFKALMSDMVRSSDATWSDTRRNLRKDHRWESASLLEREEKEKLFNEHVEALAKKKKEHFRQLLDETSMVSRKNITLTTTWKEVKKVIKEDPRCIKFSSSDRKRQREFEDYIKDKYITAKADFRTLLKETKFITYRSRKLIQESEQHLKDVEKILQNDKRYLVLECVPEERRKLIMFYIEDLDRRGPPPPPTASEPTRRSTK from the exons AATGGCGCAGCAGGCAGTGCGGTTCCGCGGCCCTGCGCCCACACCCTCACCTGCACCTGTACCCGCTCCTGCTCCGACCCCAGTGTTAAGAGGCCCGCCACCCCTCCTTAGGCCACCGCCACCTCCTTTTGGAATGATGAGGGGACCCCCACCGAGACCCCCTTTTGCACGCCCACCATTTGACCCCAACATGCCGCCTATCCCTCCACCGGGAGGCATGCCACCACCCCTCGGACCTCCTCATCTCCAGGTGAGACACTTAATG agACCTCCATTCCTCCCCCCACCAATGGGGAACTTGCCACCTCCTCCAGGGATGCTGTTTCCTCCAGGGATGCCCCCAATACCCACACCTGGAGCGCCGACGCTCAGCCCTGCAGAGGAGATTTGGGTAGAGAACAAGACACCAGAGGGAAAG ACGTATTACTACAACGCCAGGACCAGAGAGTCATCGTGGAGCAAACCTGACGGCGTGAAGATCATCCAGCAGTCTGAGCTCAACCCTCTACTTGTAGCGGGGGGTGTGGCGGGGCCGGGTGCGAGTGTAGGGGTGACCACGTCGGCCAACTCAAGCAGCATCAACACTACAGCGAGCACGGCAGCAGCTTCCTCGTCTCAGGTCCTGTCTACCACCCCGACTCGCACACACACCTCCAGTCCAGACTCCATCTCCTCCCCTGCTGTGACCATTTCAG CCACTGTTGTAGCAGACATGAACGCCATCGCCACAGTGTCCTCGACTGTTGCTGTGTCTCCAGTCACCGTGGTCACAGTCTCCACGGTGCCCTCACCCGTCACAGCGGTGCAGACTGTGCCTCTGctacctgcagctctgcctcacaGTGTGGCCCAGACAACTGCAACCATACCTGCCTTCCCCCCTGTCATGGTGCCTCCTTTCAGGGTGCCCCTGCCAGGCATGCACATCCCTCTTCCAG GTGTAGCAATGATGCAGATAGTAGGTGCACCCTGCGTAAAGGCAGGCCCCAGCGCTAACG GCATGCTTCCCGGCATGGGTCCGCCTTTAGTGTCCATGATGCACCCACAGCTGGCGCTCTCTGCAGCTCCCGCCTCCATGGCCGGGTCATTACAGCTGCCCGAGTGGACCGAGTACAAAACAGCTGACGGGAAAACGTACTACTACAACAACCGAACACTGGAGTCCACCTGGGAGAAACCGCTGGCCGTGCTGGAGAAAG aaagagaagcagaaaagtTGAAAGAGCGTCTGGCCCAGGAGGAGGCGGAAGCGATGGAGATGGAAGATGAAGAGAACAAACTAGAAAATACTAATAATGAGAAGGAG GAGCctaaagaagaggagatgacagaggaggaaaaagcagCTCAAAAAGCGAGGCCTGTAGCCACAAACCCCATCCCGGGCACACCATG GTGTGTGGTGTGGACGGGTGACGACCGTGTGTTCTTCTACAACCCGACGACACGGCTGTCCATGTGGGACCGACCCGAGGAGCTGGTCGGTCGAGGCGACGTTGACAAGCACATCCAGGAGCCGCCGCACAAGAGAGGCATGGAGGACAGCAAGAAGACAG ttGTCACTAAAGAGGAGCCGGAGTTAGCCATCGCTACTGAAGAGAATCAGGACGAGGAGCCGACCAAAGCCAAGAAGAGAAA gaAGGAGGACGTGAAGGAGCCCGACTCTGAGAAGGAAGCAGCGATGGAGGCCGAGCTCCGAGCTGCCAGAGAACGAGCCATAGTGCCGCTCGAGGCTCGGATGACTCAGTTCAGAGAAATGCTGCTGGAGAGAGGG GTGTCTGCGTTCTCCACCTGGGACAAAGAGCTCCATAAGATTGTGTTCGACCCACGTTACCTTCTGCTCAACccaaaagagaggaaacag GTGTTTGATCAGTACGTGAAGACGAGagcggaggaggagagaaaggagaagaagaacaagctgATGCAGGCCAAAGACGAGTTCAGGAGGATGATGGAGGATGCGAAGTTCACAGCTAG AACAACATTCAGTGAGTTTGCTGTGAAGCACGGCAGAGACCCGAGATTTAAGACCATAGAGAAGATGAAGGACAGGGAGGCCATCTTTGTGGAGTTCATCACTGcgatgaggaagagagagaaagaggactcCAAGTCCAGAGGAGAGAAG GTGAAGCAAGACTTCTTCGACCTGGTGAGCGAGCAGCACATAGAAGGAAGTCAGAGGTGGAGCAAAGTGAAAGAGAGGCTGGAGACGGATCCACGATACAAGGCTGTGGACAGCTCGGCCCTCAGAGAAGAACTCTTCAAACAGTTCATGGAAAAACAAGCCAAG AACATAGACATCGACAAGGAGCGAGAGTTGGAGCGGCAGGCTCGTATCGAGGCCAGCTTGAGAGAGCGGGAGCGCGAGGTGCAGAAAGCTCGATCGGAACAGACCAAAGAGATcgacagagaaagagagcagcaCAAGAGGGAGGAGGCCATCCAGCATTTCAAAGCTCTCATGTCTGATATG GTTCGCTCTTCAGATGCAACCTGGTCGGACACGCGTCGTAACCTGCGGAAGGACCATCGCTGGGAGTCGGCGTCcctgctggagagagaggagaaggagaagctgTTTAACGAACACGTAGAAGCTCTGgctaagaagaagaaagagcatTTCAGGCAGCTGCTGGATGAGACGAGCATGGTGAGCAGGAAAAAT ATCACTCTGACGACCACATGGAAGGAGGTGAAGAAGGTGATCAAGGAGGACCCTCGCTGTATTAAGTTCTCCTCCAGTGACAGA AAGAGACAGCGGGAGTTTGAAGACTACATCAAAGACAAGTACATCACGGCCAAAGCTGACTTCAGAACGCTGCTGAAGGAGACGAAGTTCATCACGTACAG gtCAAGGAAGTTGATCCAGGAGTCCGAGCAGCATCTGAAGGACGTGGAGAAAATCCTCCAGAACGACAAGCGGTACCTCGTTCTGGAGTGTGTCCCCGAGGAGCGCCGGAAGCTCATCATGTTTTACATTGAAGACCTGGACCGCCGCGGCCCTCCGCCTCCACCCACTGCCTCCGAGCCCACCCGACGCTCCACGAAGTGA